A genome region from Glycine max cultivar Williams 82 chromosome 5, Glycine_max_v4.0, whole genome shotgun sequence includes the following:
- the LOC100786348 gene encoding probable methyltransferase At1g27930, with the protein MKSRWLVWLLAILGVIGATLFIASMIQTWENNFLCSISRTMQQQQFTHGPTSMQLKAILHYATSQVVPQQSLSEITITFDVLQALHRPANFLVFGLGRDSLMWASLNPHGTTLFLEEDPKWFGIVTKDAPNLLAHTVRYRTQLRDADSLLSSYSSEPACFPATATLRGNERCKVALHNLPDEVYAKEWDLIMIDAPKGYFAEAPGRMAAIFSAAVMARDRKGSGVTHVFLHDVDRKVEKVYAEEFLCRKHLVKSVGRLWHFQIPPMGNHTSDYTRFC; encoded by the coding sequence ATGAAGAGCCGATGGCTAGTGTGGCTATTGGCGATACTGGGCGTCATCGGAGCCACACTCTTCATAGCAAGCATGATCCAAACCTGGGAGAACAACTTCCTATGTTCCATAAGCAGAACCATGCAGCAGCAACAGTTCACCCACGGTCCCACATCGATGCAACTCAAGGCCATCCTCCACTACGCCACCTCGCAGGTTGTCCCTCAACAATCTCTCTCGGAGATCACCATAACCTTCGACGTGCTCCAGGCCCTCCACCGGCCCGCCAACTTCCTCGTCTTCGGGCTGGGCCGAGACTCGCTCATGTGGGCCAGCCTCAACCCGCACGGCACCACGCTGTTCCTCGAGGAGGACCCTAAGTGGTTCGGGATCGTCACCAAGGACGCGCCGAACCTCCTGGCCCACACGGTCCGTTACCGGACCCAGCTCCGAGACGCCGACAGCCTCCTCTCCTCGTACAGCTCCGAACCCGCGTGTTTTCCGGCGACCGCCACGCTCCGCGGCAACGAGCGTTGCAAGGTCGCCCTACACAACCTCCCTGACGAGGTGTATGCTAAAGAGTGGGATTTGATTATGATCGACGCGCCGAAGGGGTACTTCGCGGAGGCGCCGGGGCGCATGGCGGCGATATTCTCGGCGGCGGTGATGGCGAGGGACAGAAAAGGATCCGGTGTGACACACGTGTTTTTGCACGATGTGGATCGGAAGGTGGAGAAGGTTTACGCGGAGGAGTTTCTGTGTAGGAAGCACTTGGTCAAAAGTGTTGGGAGGCTCTGGCACTTCCAGATTCCTCCCATGGGTAATCACACGAGTGATTACACACGCTTCTGTTAG